The Agromyces marinus genome window below encodes:
- the zwf gene encoding glucose-6-phosphate dehydrogenase — protein MHPVEITATHNPLRSPKDYRLNRIAGPSSLIIFGVTGDLSRKKLMPAVYDLANRGLLPPGFALVGFARRDWEDEDFAQIVHDSVREHARTEFREDVWEQLSRGIRFIQGTFDDDDAFARLRDTVDTLDRERGTMGNHAFYLSIPPKSFPQVTEQLKRSGLTEQKPGQWRRVVIEKPFGSDLQSAIELNDVVASVFPPDSVFRIDHYLGKETVQNILALRFANQLYEPIWNANHVDHVQITMAEDIGVGGRAGYYDGIGAARDVIQNHLLQLLALTAMEEPISFDAADLRAEKEKILRAVELPDDLSTATARGQYSGGWQGGEKVVGFLDEDGMNPSSTTETFAAMKLLIGTRRWAGVPFYLRAGKRLGRRVTEIAVVFKRAPQQVFADSQTAQLGQNALVIRVQPDEGVTIRFGSKVPGAGMQVRDVTMDFGYGHAFTEASPEAYERLILDVLLGDPPLFPRQEEVELSWKILDPIERYWSTQGRPEQYKPGSWGPACADELLARDGRTWRRP, from the coding sequence ATGCATCCGGTAGAGATCACCGCGACGCACAACCCGTTGCGGTCGCCGAAGGACTACCGTCTCAACCGCATCGCCGGCCCGTCGAGCCTCATCATCTTCGGCGTGACCGGGGACCTGTCGCGCAAGAAGCTGATGCCCGCCGTGTACGACCTCGCGAACCGCGGGCTCCTGCCGCCGGGGTTCGCGCTCGTCGGCTTCGCGCGCCGCGACTGGGAGGACGAGGACTTCGCCCAGATCGTCCACGACTCGGTCCGGGAGCACGCCCGGACCGAGTTCCGGGAGGACGTCTGGGAGCAGCTCTCGCGCGGCATCCGCTTCATCCAGGGGACCTTCGACGACGACGACGCGTTCGCGCGCCTGCGCGACACGGTCGACACGCTCGACCGCGAGCGCGGGACGATGGGCAACCACGCGTTCTACCTCTCGATCCCGCCGAAGTCCTTCCCTCAGGTGACCGAGCAGCTCAAGCGTTCGGGGCTGACCGAGCAGAAGCCGGGACAGTGGCGACGCGTCGTCATCGAGAAGCCGTTCGGGTCCGACCTGCAGTCGGCGATCGAGCTCAACGACGTGGTCGCGTCGGTCTTCCCACCGGACTCGGTGTTCCGGATCGACCACTACCTCGGCAAGGAGACCGTCCAGAACATCCTGGCGCTCCGGTTCGCGAACCAGCTGTACGAGCCGATCTGGAACGCCAACCACGTCGACCACGTGCAGATCACCATGGCCGAGGACATCGGCGTCGGCGGACGCGCGGGGTACTACGACGGCATCGGCGCGGCGCGCGACGTCATCCAGAACCACCTGCTGCAGTTGTTGGCGCTCACCGCGATGGAGGAACCCATCTCGTTCGACGCGGCCGACCTCCGCGCCGAGAAGGAGAAGATCCTGCGCGCGGTGGAGCTGCCCGACGACCTGTCGACCGCGACGGCCCGCGGGCAGTACTCGGGCGGATGGCAGGGGGGCGAGAAGGTCGTCGGCTTCCTCGACGAGGACGGCATGAACCCCTCGTCGACGACCGAGACGTTCGCCGCGATGAAACTGCTCATCGGCACGCGCAGGTGGGCGGGTGTCCCGTTCTACCTCCGGGCGGGCAAGCGGCTGGGCCGTCGGGTGACGGAGATCGCCGTCGTCTTCAAGCGCGCGCCGCAGCAGGTCTTCGCCGACAGCCAGACCGCCCAGCTCGGGCAGAACGCGCTGGTCATCCGCGTCCAGCCCGACGAGGGCGTGACGATCCGCTTCGGCTCGAAGGTCCCGGGCGCGGGCATGCAGGTGCGCGACGTGACGATGGACTTCGGGTACGGCCACGCCTTCACCGAGGCCAGCCCCGAGGCCTACGAGCGGCTGATCCTCGACGTGCTCCTCGGCGACCCCCCGCTCTTCCCGCGCCAGGAGGAGGTCGAGCTGTCCTGGAAGATCCTCGACCCGATCGAGCGGTACTGGTCGACGCAGGGTCGGCCCGAGCAGTACAAGCCCGGTTCGTGGGGGCCCGCGTGCGCCGACGAACTGCTCGCCCGCGACGGCCGCACCTGGAGGCGCCCATGA
- a CDS encoding glucose-6-phosphate dehydrogenase assembly protein OpcA, producing MIVELPDTTTSHISKSLVKIREEGGAVALGRVLTLIIATSRDGEEEAIEAANDASREHPMRVIVLSTETDEADAGASRLDAEIRVGGDAGASEVIILRARGDAAEDEQSLVMGLLLPDAPVVVWWPGLAPEVPGDSPLGRIAQRRITDASTQPDPQAALDHLAASYRPGDADFAWTRLTLWRAQLAAVLDQPPYEPVTAVQVTGAIDSPSTTLLAAWLTMQLGAATVCTLTGLEQGSHGIHGVHLSRAPGTIELVRDVPGVATLRQPEQPIHDVALPRRSLRDCLADELRRLDPDELYGEVITRGLRLLADQRSHHHEGATE from the coding sequence ATGATCGTCGAACTTCCCGACACGACGACCAGCCACATCTCGAAGTCGCTCGTCAAGATCCGCGAGGAGGGCGGCGCCGTCGCCCTCGGACGCGTGCTGACGCTCATCATCGCCACCTCGCGCGACGGCGAGGAGGAGGCGATCGAGGCCGCCAACGACGCCTCCCGCGAGCACCCCATGCGCGTCATCGTGCTCTCGACCGAGACCGATGAAGCGGATGCCGGTGCGAGCCGTCTCGACGCCGAGATCCGTGTCGGCGGCGACGCGGGCGCGAGCGAGGTCATCATCCTCCGCGCGCGCGGCGATGCCGCCGAAGACGAGCAGAGCCTCGTGATGGGCCTGCTGCTGCCCGATGCCCCGGTGGTCGTCTGGTGGCCGGGGCTCGCCCCGGAGGTGCCCGGCGACTCGCCGCTCGGACGCATCGCGCAGCGCCGGATCACGGACGCCTCCACGCAGCCCGACCCGCAGGCCGCCCTCGACCACCTCGCGGCGAGCTACCGGCCGGGCGACGCGGACTTCGCCTGGACGAGGCTCACGCTCTGGCGCGCGCAGCTCGCGGCCGTGCTCGACCAGCCGCCGTACGAACCCGTCACGGCCGTGCAGGTCACCGGCGCGATCGACTCGCCGTCGACCACGCTGCTCGCCGCGTGGCTGACGATGCAGCTCGGAGCGGCGACCGTGTGCACGCTGACGGGGCTCGAGCAGGGTTCGCACGGCATCCACGGGGTGCATCTCAGCCGAGCACCCGGCACGATCGAGCTCGTCCGCGACGTGCCGGGCGTCGCGACCCTCAGGCAGCCCGAGCAGCCCATCCACGACGTGGCGCTCCCCCGCCGCAGCCTCCGCGACTGCCTCGCCGACGAGCTGCGCCGACTCGACCCCGACGAGCTGTACGGCGAGGTCATCACCCGAGGGCTCCGCCTGTTGGCGGATCAGCGTTCGCACCACCACGAAGGAGCAACCGAATGA
- the pgl gene encoding 6-phosphogluconolactonase: MTNDRRVLVHPDKGALAGSVAARFMTKLLDLLDAQETVHVVLTGGSMGGAVLSSVRDSPAHASIDWSRVHFWWGDERWVPEGHEERNDRQSREALLDSLGLDAGNIHPFPASDSGLTLDAAADAYTAELARYGSDGLPYPVFDIVFLGVGPDGHIASLFPHRSGIQVVDRPVIAVRDSPKPPAERLSLTRPVINAAQRVWMVLAGSDKASALGLALAGASRDEVPVAGIKGRRRTVFFVDRDAAAEVPEALIARDY, from the coding sequence ATGACCAACGATCGCCGTGTGCTCGTGCACCCCGACAAGGGCGCGCTCGCAGGTTCCGTCGCCGCGAGGTTCATGACGAAGCTGCTCGACCTGCTCGACGCCCAGGAGACGGTGCACGTCGTGCTGACCGGCGGCTCGATGGGGGGCGCGGTGCTCTCCTCCGTCCGCGACTCGCCGGCGCACGCGAGCATCGACTGGTCGCGGGTCCACTTCTGGTGGGGCGACGAGCGGTGGGTTCCCGAGGGGCACGAGGAGCGCAACGACCGTCAGTCGCGCGAGGCGCTCCTGGACTCGCTCGGCCTCGACGCCGGCAACATCCATCCCTTCCCGGCATCCGACTCGGGCCTCACGCTCGACGCTGCGGCCGACGCCTACACCGCGGAGCTCGCACGATACGGCAGCGACGGGCTGCCGTACCCTGTCTTCGACATCGTCTTCCTCGGAGTCGGCCCGGACGGACACATCGCCTCCCTGTTCCCGCACCGTTCGGGGATCCAGGTGGTCGACCGACCCGTCATCGCGGTGCGCGACTCGCCCAAGCCCCCGGCGGAGCGGCTGAGCCTGACGCGGCCCGTCATCAATGCGGCTCAGCGCGTCTGGATGGTGCTCGCGGGTTCCGACAAGGCTTCGGCGCTCGGCCTCGCGCTCGCCGGCGCGAGTCGCGACGAGGTGCCCGTCGCGGGGATCAAGGGCCGTCGGCGCACGGTCTTCTTCGTCGACCGGGATGCCGCGGCAGAGGTGCCCGAGGCGCTCATCGCCCGTGACTACTGA